Proteins co-encoded in one Prunus persica cultivar Lovell chromosome G6, Prunus_persica_NCBIv2, whole genome shotgun sequence genomic window:
- the LOC18774546 gene encoding GPI ethanolamine phosphate transferase 2 isoform X2 has product MPWLLTCSKLTLFTIAGVAIQMVGLSIFVFGFFPVKPTLPGHSGPESFQAPKCNSIQNETERDLHPHHLGSLYKELSGMPPAFDRLILMVIDGLPAELVLGKDGKPPSKALMEAMPYTQSLLANGMAIGYHAKAAPPTVTMPRLKAMVSGAIGGFLDVALNFNTQAMLDDNLLDQFFKIGWKMVMLGDETWLKLFPGLFIRHDGVSSFFVKDTVQVDQNVSRHLGHELNKDDWDFLVVVSDHGMTESGNHGGSSYEETDSLALFIGLNNDISDYSSSTHNIIYQVDIAPTLALLFGVPIPKNNVGVLIAEIFGYLADDQQLKALELNSWQLLRLLQAQMPGLSCRNYLCDGFSDDQESKITKCSGSMGKMFCCLYTNAALLQNSWMSKEFSRSKSKEDYNSAVTAYYEFLRTASEWLSRSATDKPVSLLTLGIAAMLMSCLILLSLLFNMCKEVYIREKYLFDLESATQTWYLDETFVLGVILILIVSMVSSSMVEEEQYIWHFVASTLNLLLLRKAIQCPPCGGAQGLHTLSKEQNKISCFRLSSIFVVLVSGRILRGWHQGGVNWTNLPDISKWLEQAGTDNIKSIQLVSCLLLMTLSLYVLLLLGSNKKFVLVIGFSFLMSGLLVLQHVTKHQDGMFVSSSYSTTTLVQIIYATLGASTFGTVVALPWLVSFSISEMCSNQDLYMSTSAPNEVQNKSLMAKLRDSLYIIGWTYISCWCILQLLLQQTINSMPILLLLVQIFASMLYFSYSALHHKPWVEVAAFYFLGMAGHFALGNSNSLATIDVAGAFIGISSHSTVLSGILMFMITYASPMLFILSMVMYISVKETSYLPSPFSADSTQLLKIMLGFPCLVPLGLNSILLTAYTIILLLMRNHLFVWSVFSPKYIYVCTTTVCVYVGVSVVATTVTYTYLVLGFRRKMQGELSHQQ; this is encoded by the exons ATGCCATGGCTGCTAACGTGCTCGAAGCTGACGCTCTTCACCATAGCTGGAGTTGCGATTCAAATGGTTGGCCTCTCCATCTTCGTCTTCGGCTTCTTCCCTGTCAAACCAACCCTACCTGGACACAG TGGTCCGGAGAGTTTTCAAGCACCCAAGTGCAATTCGATTCAAAACGAGACCGAGAGAGACCTGCATCCTCATCACCTCGGGTCACTGTATAAG GAACTATCTGGAATGCCCCCTGCATTTGACCGGCTAATACTAATG GTGATTGATGGTCTTCCAGCAGAACTTGTGCTTGGCAAGGATGGTAAGCCTCCAAGCAAGGCATTAATGGAAGCTATGCCATATACTCAATCACTGCTTGCTAATGGAATGGCAATTGGGTATCATGCAAAGGCTGCACCTCCAACTGTTACAATGCCTCGTTTGAAG GCTATGGTTTCTGGAGCAATAGGGGGATTCCTGGATGTGGCTTTGAATTTTAACACACAAGCTATGTTAGATGACAATCTTCTCG ACCAGTTTTTCAAGATTGGTTGGAAAATGGTGATGCTTGGTGATGAAACATGGCTTAAGTTGTTTCCAGGATTATTTATTAGGCATGATGGAGTCAGCAGTTTCTTC GTTAAAGATACTGTACAAGTGGATCAAAATGTTTCTCGACATCTGGGTCATGAGCTTAACAAAGATGACTGGGATTTTCTG GTCGTAGTAAGTGACCATGGCATGACTGAGAGTGGTAATCATGGAGGGTCCTCATATGAAGAAACTGACTCCTTAGCCCTTTTTATTGGCCTGAACAATGACATCTCTGATTATTCGTCGTCCACCCATAACATCATTTATCAG GTCGACATTGCACCAACATTAGCTCTTCTATTTGGCGTTCCAATTCCAAAAAACAATGTTGGTGTCCTAATTGCAGAAATTTTTGGGTATTTGGCTG ATGACCAACAACTGAAGGCACTGGAGTTAAATTCCTGGCAATTGCTTAGATTATTGCAAGCACAAATGCCTGGTTTATCATGTCGAAATTACCTATGTGATGGCTTCAGTGATGATCAAGAGTCCAAGATAACCAAATGCTCTGGGAGCATGGGAAAGATGTTTTGTTGCCTATATACGAATGCTGCACTTCTCCAAAATTCCTGGATGTCAAAGGAATTCTCCAG GTCTAAAAGTAAGGAAGACTACAACAGCGCTGTTACAGCATACTATGAGTTTCTGAGAACTGCAAGTGAGTGGTTATCACGCAGCGCAACTGAT aaACCTGTCAGCCTACTTACTCTCGGAATTGCTGCTATGCTCATGTCTTGTCTGATATTATTAAGCCTTCTATTTAATATGTGCAAAGAAGTCTACATCAGAGAGAAGTACCTCTTTGACTTAGAGAGCGCCACGCAGACCTGGTATTTAGATGAGACTTTTGTATTAGGCGTTATATTGATCCTCATTGTAAGTATGGTATCAAGTTCTATGGTAGAGGAAGAGCAATACATTTGGCATTTTGTGGCTTCCACATTGAATTTGTTATTATTGCGTAAAGCAATACAATGTCCTCCATGTGGAGGAGCTCAAGGTCTCCATACTTTATCCaaggaacaaaacaaaataagttgTTTTCGATTGAGTTCCATCTTTGTGGTTCTTGTTTCTGGAAGGATATTGAGAGGCTGGCACCAGGGAGGTGTGAATTGGACAAATCTTCCTGACATTTCTAAGTGGCTTGAGCAGGCTGGGACTGATAATATAAAATCAATTCAGCTCGTCTCATGCCTTCTACTGATGACCTTAAGCTTATATGTTCTTTTGCTACTTGGGTCCAACAAAAAGTTTGTTCTGGTGATTGGATTTAGCTTTCTTATGTCTGGATTGTTGGTTTTGCAACACGTCACTAAGCATCAGGATGGTATGTTTGTGTCATCCAGTTACAGCACGACTACATTGGtacaaataatttatgcaACTCTGGGTGCTTCCACATTTGGAACTGTTGTAGCCTTACCGTGGCTTGTATCTTTTTCAATATCTGAGATGTGCTCGAATCAGGATTTGTACATGTCAACTTCTGCTCCCAATGAAGTTCAAAATAAGTCGCTTATGGCAAAATTAAGAGATTCTCTATATATAATTGGGTGGACATACATCTCCTGCTGGTGTATTCTGCAACTGTTGCTTCAACAAACAATTAACTCAATGCCTATACTATTGCTACTTGTGCAAATTTTCGCCAGcatgttgtatttttcttaCAGTGCTCTGCATCATAAGCCGTGGGTTGAG GTTGCTGCATTTTACTTTTTGGGAATGGCTGGCCATTTTGCTCTGGGGAACAGCAATTCTCTAGCTACTATTGATGTTGCCGGAGCTTTTATT GGCATCTCAAGTCACTCGACGGTACTTTCTGGCATCTTAATGTTCATGATCACCTACGCCTCCCCAATGTTATTTATCCTTAGCATGGTGATGTATATCTCTGTGAAGGAGACAAGCTATCTCCCATCTCCCTTCAGTGCAGATTCCACACAACTCCTCAAAATAATGCTTGGCTTTCCTTGTCTGGTTCCACTGGGGTTGAACTCCATTTTGTTGACAGCGTACACCATCATATTGCTGTTAATGAGGAACCATCTCTTTGTTTGGAGCGTCTTTTCTCCCAA GTACATTTATGTTTGTACTACAACAGTATGCGTCTACGTTGGGGTATCTGTAGTAGCTACAACTGTGACATATACATACTTGGTGCTGGGGTTTAGAAGAAAGATGCAAGGTGAGCTTAGCCATCAGCAGTGA
- the LOC18774546 gene encoding GPI ethanolamine phosphate transferase 2 isoform X1 — protein sequence MPWLLTCSKLTLFTIAGVAIQMVGLSIFVFGFFPVKPTLPGHSGPESFQAPKCNSIQNETERDLHPHHLGSLYKELSGMPPAFDRLILMVIDGLPAELVLGKDGKPPSKALMEAMPYTQSLLANGMAIGYHAKAAPPTVTMPRLKAMVSGAIGGFLDVALNFNTQAMLDDNLLDQFFKIGWKMVMLGDETWLKLFPGLFIRHDGVSSFFVKDTVQVDQNVSRHLGHELNKDDWDFLILHYLGLDHVGHIGGRNSALMAPKLSEMDDVVKMIHMNSILNQKNDQGRTLLVVVSDHGMTESGNHGGSSYEETDSLALFIGLNNDISDYSSSTHNIIYQVDIAPTLALLFGVPIPKNNVGVLIAEIFGYLADDQQLKALELNSWQLLRLLQAQMPGLSCRNYLCDGFSDDQESKITKCSGSMGKMFCCLYTNAALLQNSWMSKEFSRSKSKEDYNSAVTAYYEFLRTASEWLSRSATDKPVSLLTLGIAAMLMSCLILLSLLFNMCKEVYIREKYLFDLESATQTWYLDETFVLGVILILIVSMVSSSMVEEEQYIWHFVASTLNLLLLRKAIQCPPCGGAQGLHTLSKEQNKISCFRLSSIFVVLVSGRILRGWHQGGVNWTNLPDISKWLEQAGTDNIKSIQLVSCLLLMTLSLYVLLLLGSNKKFVLVIGFSFLMSGLLVLQHVTKHQDGMFVSSSYSTTTLVQIIYATLGASTFGTVVALPWLVSFSISEMCSNQDLYMSTSAPNEVQNKSLMAKLRDSLYIIGWTYISCWCILQLLLQQTINSMPILLLLVQIFASMLYFSYSALHHKPWVEVAAFYFLGMAGHFALGNSNSLATIDVAGAFIGISSHSTVLSGILMFMITYASPMLFILSMVMYISVKETSYLPSPFSADSTQLLKIMLGFPCLVPLGLNSILLTAYTIILLLMRNHLFVWSVFSPKYIYVCTTTVCVYVGVSVVATTVTYTYLVLGFRRKMQGELSHQQ from the exons ATGCCATGGCTGCTAACGTGCTCGAAGCTGACGCTCTTCACCATAGCTGGAGTTGCGATTCAAATGGTTGGCCTCTCCATCTTCGTCTTCGGCTTCTTCCCTGTCAAACCAACCCTACCTGGACACAG TGGTCCGGAGAGTTTTCAAGCACCCAAGTGCAATTCGATTCAAAACGAGACCGAGAGAGACCTGCATCCTCATCACCTCGGGTCACTGTATAAG GAACTATCTGGAATGCCCCCTGCATTTGACCGGCTAATACTAATG GTGATTGATGGTCTTCCAGCAGAACTTGTGCTTGGCAAGGATGGTAAGCCTCCAAGCAAGGCATTAATGGAAGCTATGCCATATACTCAATCACTGCTTGCTAATGGAATGGCAATTGGGTATCATGCAAAGGCTGCACCTCCAACTGTTACAATGCCTCGTTTGAAG GCTATGGTTTCTGGAGCAATAGGGGGATTCCTGGATGTGGCTTTGAATTTTAACACACAAGCTATGTTAGATGACAATCTTCTCG ACCAGTTTTTCAAGATTGGTTGGAAAATGGTGATGCTTGGTGATGAAACATGGCTTAAGTTGTTTCCAGGATTATTTATTAGGCATGATGGAGTCAGCAGTTTCTTC GTTAAAGATACTGTACAAGTGGATCAAAATGTTTCTCGACATCTGGGTCATGAGCTTAACAAAGATGACTGGGATTTTCTG ATTCTACATTATCTGGGCTTAGATCATGTGGGACATATTGGTGGGCGCAACAG tGCCTTGATGGCTCCAAAACTTTCAGAGATGGATGACGTGGTTAAGATGattcatatgaatagtatACTAAATCAAAAAAATGATCAAGGACGGACACTCTTG GTCGTAGTAAGTGACCATGGCATGACTGAGAGTGGTAATCATGGAGGGTCCTCATATGAAGAAACTGACTCCTTAGCCCTTTTTATTGGCCTGAACAATGACATCTCTGATTATTCGTCGTCCACCCATAACATCATTTATCAG GTCGACATTGCACCAACATTAGCTCTTCTATTTGGCGTTCCAATTCCAAAAAACAATGTTGGTGTCCTAATTGCAGAAATTTTTGGGTATTTGGCTG ATGACCAACAACTGAAGGCACTGGAGTTAAATTCCTGGCAATTGCTTAGATTATTGCAAGCACAAATGCCTGGTTTATCATGTCGAAATTACCTATGTGATGGCTTCAGTGATGATCAAGAGTCCAAGATAACCAAATGCTCTGGGAGCATGGGAAAGATGTTTTGTTGCCTATATACGAATGCTGCACTTCTCCAAAATTCCTGGATGTCAAAGGAATTCTCCAG GTCTAAAAGTAAGGAAGACTACAACAGCGCTGTTACAGCATACTATGAGTTTCTGAGAACTGCAAGTGAGTGGTTATCACGCAGCGCAACTGAT aaACCTGTCAGCCTACTTACTCTCGGAATTGCTGCTATGCTCATGTCTTGTCTGATATTATTAAGCCTTCTATTTAATATGTGCAAAGAAGTCTACATCAGAGAGAAGTACCTCTTTGACTTAGAGAGCGCCACGCAGACCTGGTATTTAGATGAGACTTTTGTATTAGGCGTTATATTGATCCTCATTGTAAGTATGGTATCAAGTTCTATGGTAGAGGAAGAGCAATACATTTGGCATTTTGTGGCTTCCACATTGAATTTGTTATTATTGCGTAAAGCAATACAATGTCCTCCATGTGGAGGAGCTCAAGGTCTCCATACTTTATCCaaggaacaaaacaaaataagttgTTTTCGATTGAGTTCCATCTTTGTGGTTCTTGTTTCTGGAAGGATATTGAGAGGCTGGCACCAGGGAGGTGTGAATTGGACAAATCTTCCTGACATTTCTAAGTGGCTTGAGCAGGCTGGGACTGATAATATAAAATCAATTCAGCTCGTCTCATGCCTTCTACTGATGACCTTAAGCTTATATGTTCTTTTGCTACTTGGGTCCAACAAAAAGTTTGTTCTGGTGATTGGATTTAGCTTTCTTATGTCTGGATTGTTGGTTTTGCAACACGTCACTAAGCATCAGGATGGTATGTTTGTGTCATCCAGTTACAGCACGACTACATTGGtacaaataatttatgcaACTCTGGGTGCTTCCACATTTGGAACTGTTGTAGCCTTACCGTGGCTTGTATCTTTTTCAATATCTGAGATGTGCTCGAATCAGGATTTGTACATGTCAACTTCTGCTCCCAATGAAGTTCAAAATAAGTCGCTTATGGCAAAATTAAGAGATTCTCTATATATAATTGGGTGGACATACATCTCCTGCTGGTGTATTCTGCAACTGTTGCTTCAACAAACAATTAACTCAATGCCTATACTATTGCTACTTGTGCAAATTTTCGCCAGcatgttgtatttttcttaCAGTGCTCTGCATCATAAGCCGTGGGTTGAG GTTGCTGCATTTTACTTTTTGGGAATGGCTGGCCATTTTGCTCTGGGGAACAGCAATTCTCTAGCTACTATTGATGTTGCCGGAGCTTTTATT GGCATCTCAAGTCACTCGACGGTACTTTCTGGCATCTTAATGTTCATGATCACCTACGCCTCCCCAATGTTATTTATCCTTAGCATGGTGATGTATATCTCTGTGAAGGAGACAAGCTATCTCCCATCTCCCTTCAGTGCAGATTCCACACAACTCCTCAAAATAATGCTTGGCTTTCCTTGTCTGGTTCCACTGGGGTTGAACTCCATTTTGTTGACAGCGTACACCATCATATTGCTGTTAATGAGGAACCATCTCTTTGTTTGGAGCGTCTTTTCTCCCAA GTACATTTATGTTTGTACTACAACAGTATGCGTCTACGTTGGGGTATCTGTAGTAGCTACAACTGTGACATATACATACTTGGTGCTGGGGTTTAGAAGAAAGATGCAAGGTGAGCTTAGCCATCAGCAGTGA
- the LOC18774546 gene encoding GPI ethanolamine phosphate transferase 2 isoform X3 — protein sequence MEAMPYTQSLLANGMAIGYHAKAAPPTVTMPRLKAMVSGAIGGFLDVALNFNTQAMLDDNLLDQFFKIGWKMVMLGDETWLKLFPGLFIRHDGVSSFFVKDTVQVDQNVSRHLGHELNKDDWDFLILHYLGLDHVGHIGGRNSALMAPKLSEMDDVVKMIHMNSILNQKNDQGRTLLVVVSDHGMTESGNHGGSSYEETDSLALFIGLNNDISDYSSSTHNIIYQVDIAPTLALLFGVPIPKNNVGVLIAEIFGYLADDQQLKALELNSWQLLRLLQAQMPGLSCRNYLCDGFSDDQESKITKCSGSMGKMFCCLYTNAALLQNSWMSKEFSRSKSKEDYNSAVTAYYEFLRTASEWLSRSATDKPVSLLTLGIAAMLMSCLILLSLLFNMCKEVYIREKYLFDLESATQTWYLDETFVLGVILILIVSMVSSSMVEEEQYIWHFVASTLNLLLLRKAIQCPPCGGAQGLHTLSKEQNKISCFRLSSIFVVLVSGRILRGWHQGGVNWTNLPDISKWLEQAGTDNIKSIQLVSCLLLMTLSLYVLLLLGSNKKFVLVIGFSFLMSGLLVLQHVTKHQDGMFVSSSYSTTTLVQIIYATLGASTFGTVVALPWLVSFSISEMCSNQDLYMSTSAPNEVQNKSLMAKLRDSLYIIGWTYISCWCILQLLLQQTINSMPILLLLVQIFASMLYFSYSALHHKPWVEVAAFYFLGMAGHFALGNSNSLATIDVAGAFIGISSHSTVLSGILMFMITYASPMLFILSMVMYISVKETSYLPSPFSADSTQLLKIMLGFPCLVPLGLNSILLTAYTIILLLMRNHLFVWSVFSPKYIYVCTTTVCVYVGVSVVATTVTYTYLVLGFRRKMQGELSHQQ from the exons ATGGAAGCTATGCCATATACTCAATCACTGCTTGCTAATGGAATGGCAATTGGGTATCATGCAAAGGCTGCACCTCCAACTGTTACAATGCCTCGTTTGAAG GCTATGGTTTCTGGAGCAATAGGGGGATTCCTGGATGTGGCTTTGAATTTTAACACACAAGCTATGTTAGATGACAATCTTCTCG ACCAGTTTTTCAAGATTGGTTGGAAAATGGTGATGCTTGGTGATGAAACATGGCTTAAGTTGTTTCCAGGATTATTTATTAGGCATGATGGAGTCAGCAGTTTCTTC GTTAAAGATACTGTACAAGTGGATCAAAATGTTTCTCGACATCTGGGTCATGAGCTTAACAAAGATGACTGGGATTTTCTG ATTCTACATTATCTGGGCTTAGATCATGTGGGACATATTGGTGGGCGCAACAG tGCCTTGATGGCTCCAAAACTTTCAGAGATGGATGACGTGGTTAAGATGattcatatgaatagtatACTAAATCAAAAAAATGATCAAGGACGGACACTCTTG GTCGTAGTAAGTGACCATGGCATGACTGAGAGTGGTAATCATGGAGGGTCCTCATATGAAGAAACTGACTCCTTAGCCCTTTTTATTGGCCTGAACAATGACATCTCTGATTATTCGTCGTCCACCCATAACATCATTTATCAG GTCGACATTGCACCAACATTAGCTCTTCTATTTGGCGTTCCAATTCCAAAAAACAATGTTGGTGTCCTAATTGCAGAAATTTTTGGGTATTTGGCTG ATGACCAACAACTGAAGGCACTGGAGTTAAATTCCTGGCAATTGCTTAGATTATTGCAAGCACAAATGCCTGGTTTATCATGTCGAAATTACCTATGTGATGGCTTCAGTGATGATCAAGAGTCCAAGATAACCAAATGCTCTGGGAGCATGGGAAAGATGTTTTGTTGCCTATATACGAATGCTGCACTTCTCCAAAATTCCTGGATGTCAAAGGAATTCTCCAG GTCTAAAAGTAAGGAAGACTACAACAGCGCTGTTACAGCATACTATGAGTTTCTGAGAACTGCAAGTGAGTGGTTATCACGCAGCGCAACTGAT aaACCTGTCAGCCTACTTACTCTCGGAATTGCTGCTATGCTCATGTCTTGTCTGATATTATTAAGCCTTCTATTTAATATGTGCAAAGAAGTCTACATCAGAGAGAAGTACCTCTTTGACTTAGAGAGCGCCACGCAGACCTGGTATTTAGATGAGACTTTTGTATTAGGCGTTATATTGATCCTCATTGTAAGTATGGTATCAAGTTCTATGGTAGAGGAAGAGCAATACATTTGGCATTTTGTGGCTTCCACATTGAATTTGTTATTATTGCGTAAAGCAATACAATGTCCTCCATGTGGAGGAGCTCAAGGTCTCCATACTTTATCCaaggaacaaaacaaaataagttgTTTTCGATTGAGTTCCATCTTTGTGGTTCTTGTTTCTGGAAGGATATTGAGAGGCTGGCACCAGGGAGGTGTGAATTGGACAAATCTTCCTGACATTTCTAAGTGGCTTGAGCAGGCTGGGACTGATAATATAAAATCAATTCAGCTCGTCTCATGCCTTCTACTGATGACCTTAAGCTTATATGTTCTTTTGCTACTTGGGTCCAACAAAAAGTTTGTTCTGGTGATTGGATTTAGCTTTCTTATGTCTGGATTGTTGGTTTTGCAACACGTCACTAAGCATCAGGATGGTATGTTTGTGTCATCCAGTTACAGCACGACTACATTGGtacaaataatttatgcaACTCTGGGTGCTTCCACATTTGGAACTGTTGTAGCCTTACCGTGGCTTGTATCTTTTTCAATATCTGAGATGTGCTCGAATCAGGATTTGTACATGTCAACTTCTGCTCCCAATGAAGTTCAAAATAAGTCGCTTATGGCAAAATTAAGAGATTCTCTATATATAATTGGGTGGACATACATCTCCTGCTGGTGTATTCTGCAACTGTTGCTTCAACAAACAATTAACTCAATGCCTATACTATTGCTACTTGTGCAAATTTTCGCCAGcatgttgtatttttcttaCAGTGCTCTGCATCATAAGCCGTGGGTTGAG GTTGCTGCATTTTACTTTTTGGGAATGGCTGGCCATTTTGCTCTGGGGAACAGCAATTCTCTAGCTACTATTGATGTTGCCGGAGCTTTTATT GGCATCTCAAGTCACTCGACGGTACTTTCTGGCATCTTAATGTTCATGATCACCTACGCCTCCCCAATGTTATTTATCCTTAGCATGGTGATGTATATCTCTGTGAAGGAGACAAGCTATCTCCCATCTCCCTTCAGTGCAGATTCCACACAACTCCTCAAAATAATGCTTGGCTTTCCTTGTCTGGTTCCACTGGGGTTGAACTCCATTTTGTTGACAGCGTACACCATCATATTGCTGTTAATGAGGAACCATCTCTTTGTTTGGAGCGTCTTTTCTCCCAA GTACATTTATGTTTGTACTACAACAGTATGCGTCTACGTTGGGGTATCTGTAGTAGCTACAACTGTGACATATACATACTTGGTGCTGGGGTTTAGAAGAAAGATGCAAGGTGAGCTTAGCCATCAGCAGTGA